From the genome of Portunus trituberculatus isolate SZX2019 chromosome 5, ASM1759143v1, whole genome shotgun sequence:
agcgataaatggctattaaattttaatgcagataagtgcaaagtaatgcacatcggcctaaacaatgtgaaaaataattacaaattacatggacataacttaattaaagtcactgaagaaaaggacctgggagtactcataacaaatgacttaaaatgtgcagcacagtgttcggccgctagtcgtaaagctaacactgttttaggatttatcgcgcgtaattttgattataaaacacctgaagtcataacgcgtctttatacatcattagtgagaccgcatttggaatacgcggttcagttctggtctccatgttatcaaaaagacattaataaattagagagcgttcaaagacgagcaacgaaactaatccccggaatacgtggcctgtcatatgaagaacgtctcaaaagactagataATAATtatgttctccctcagagatcgtcgcatccgaggtgacctcattcaaacgtttaaaatacttaaaaatatagataagatcgactatgaaaatctttttgaactttcgcaatcagtaacgagaaataacggcttgaagcttaaataTATCTCTTTTTGTTAGCGAGAGCAGTAATCACACTAGATATCTCTTTTAcgtagcgatagtagtagttacattagtactctcttttttcccatctttcctgtgtaaatttccccgattgtccttctcagcaatcggggtgtatttttcgtcttatttcttgccgggtgacgtcggagggagtggtgggtggggaggagcttcatctgttctatccttacctcctactaagtatgtagcttctgtacatgtagtttagtaaacgagtgacctcgttataggtcgcaaggcctcctgtcactcgtctttcctatgtattcctatgtattcctcctcctcttttttcttctccccttcctccttttccgttCCATCCTTAtccatctccttctttttctccctcttcttctccttcttcatttctcccacatcttcttttctttccatcttcctattctctcctctcccgttttctcttttttttttgtgttctctttctcttcttccttctcttccactttcacatttattctccctcacgtgatttcctccctcccaccctcctcctcctcctcctcctcctcctcctcctcctcctcctcctctcttcctcaccttgcCTTATCCTCATCCTTATTACAACAGTACCTCCCTCAcgtgttctccttctcctcctcctcctcctccaggtgatAAGGACAGGGGAGGGAGTTGAAATGGAAAAATACTGTCACGTAATTCCCACAGTGAGTAATATTGGTGATAAGACccagtgaagtggtggtggtggtggtcgtggcgattgtggtgttggtggtggtggtggtggtggtgttcagggttaaaatgtcttatctatgttttttttttttttattactgctactattactattactactactattttttgttttgtttttggttcATGTctattgtctattttttctctgtctccttttctttctttttcgttttcttttcgttttctttttctttctccctatttcttcgttttctttgtcttatttccttgctatatatatatttttttctttttttgtttacttctatcctcctatttttttctcttttttttccttttcttatctcatccttccctcttttcatctatttttcctcctcctcctcttcctattccccgTTCTAATATCTTATCCAACATTTTATCTTCCCATCAgttatcaattatttttctttttcctcctcgtatctcatccttccctttctttttattcattttcctcctctttctcttcctttctcctttcttcatgtccccatcctccattttttcttcaatctttcatttattcttttttcatgcaTTCATTTTTATAGTTTCTCTCATgtctctcttatttcattcctcatttcttcatttccttcatcgcTCTGTAATTGTCTTTAGTTCCTTCAGAAATCGCTAAGTTAAGTTTGTGGctacctgtctctctgttttcctttaattctttcAGTCGGTCAGTGTTGAAATCAGAATAATGAGCGATATAACGCGGAACaggttaaagaagaagaagaagaagaagaagaagaagaagaagaaggagaaggagaaaagtttgCATGAGAGATCCGGGTTTAGAAGTtagaatgtgttttttttttctctctctctctaaaaaaaaaaataaataaataaaaaatctatcAGCAGTGGGCCAAAACGTCTGTTGCTGCTGGTTttagtttgtgttgtgtgtttgttgttttttatctattattattattttttttttttttttttgcatcgttatttttcgtattcctttcttttctttaacgttttgctattttttcttttttcttattattattgtttttcgttttcttcttattattattattattactcttattcttattcttattcttattcttagtcttactactactactactactactactactactactactactactactactactactactactatcattatccgcattctccttttcttcctatcaaTGCTTCTGTtagcttttctctcctcctcctcctcctcctcctcctcgtgattaCATTATTGCAGGAAAGTCCGAAGCCATCTTACTGAAATCAAATAAGATatgtaataaaagataataatagttcttcttcaccaccaccaccaccaccaccaccaccaccactactactattagtcatcatcatcatcatttgtaTAAACTTCCTGAGCTTACTACGCATCTCGCCTTCATTACATAAAGAGACACGATAACACTGATTAATCTAAGCGCTGGAAAATGAATACCTACCTACTTGAAGTGTGAAGGTGTCCACTCCATCAAAATAAGAtacgcttttcttttttcttttttctttttcatttttttcatagccttgtttttattattttattttttattttatttcttcaagTCAAGCGTAACCTAATTTTGAAGTGTGAAGGTTTCCACTCCAAAATAAgatacacttttttctttctttttttttcttttttcgtagccttgttttatgattttttttttttttttcaagtcaagCGTAACCTAATTTCATCTAACCTATTTTGTAGCTTCTGCGTcatatttcagttatttttacCAAGTTTTatgaagttgttattgttttaagagtgtttacaTAATcctagtggtagtttgacagacATTAATAATCACAAACTTATTTCTGTAATTTCTGCatcatatttcaattatttttggAAGGTTTAACGTGAAGGTATTGTTATGTCAAGGGTGTTTTGATAATACTAGTGACAGTTTGACACACCCTGTAATcgtaaccaaatctaacctaacttattttTGTAACTTCTGTGTcatatttcagttattttttggCAGGTTTTATAGgaagtttttgtttatttatttttttttttattttaagggtgttttcataatGCTAGTGAGTTTGACAAACACTATAATcgtaaccaaatctaacctaacctattttgtAACTTCTGTGTcatatttcagttatttttggtatgttttatggGAAGGTACTattattttaagggtgttttgataaTGCTGGGTATATTTTAAAACACCTTATAATTGTAACCTAAtaaaacctaacctattttGTAACTTCTGTGTcatatttcagttatttttagCAGGTTTTATGAAAAGTTGCCAttatttcaagggtgttttgataATGCTGGGGATAGTTTGACACACCCTATAATCGTAACttaatcaaacctaacttaTTTTTGTAACTTTGACGTCATATTTCACTTTTATGGCAAGTTATTATTacttcaaaggtgttttcataaAGCTGGTGATAGTTTGACGGCCTCTAGTGGAAGTACTTGGAGATTTTCACTGATATTCCGTGATTCCAATGATAGTTTGAGAGAttgatggaagttattgggattttcgAGTAtaatctttgaaaacagtgataaGAGGACtcggttttattttatttattcattttattatttatttattagtattttttaggGTATTAGCTCGACAGACTGATTGAGACTTATTTTCGTGTGTAACCTTCGAAAAATAATCGTGATGAGATGATTCAGGTGTGATTTTTATGGTACTTTACTGTTTTAGTGGGAGATAAGTAAGACTGGTCGATTATTGGCAGGAGAAGCACTCTTAAGAACCCACCGCaaaatctctgtggcctttagaaATTATTACGATGAAATGACAAAGATTTTTAAAAGGtgttgtaatcttttttttagtgacagattaaaggTACTACATtattaggaggagaaagagtcatGAAAACCCGTGTAATCATTATCAAAGCCATAACAAAGGAACAccagttttcaaggatgtttttttagAGTTAAAGTGACAGATTTTAGCAAGATTTCCACGTTCTTAGCATGAAAAACACTGCTGGGAACCTGGTTAattatctgtggcctttgaaaatagaacgaaggataatcacacacacacacacacacaacacacacacacataaacacacattatGTAATCCTATATTATGTAATTCACAGACCAGTTATTATGTCACCAGCCACGGCTCACTAGTACAGGTGTTGCCCTAGTCACGAGGCAGCCAGGTCATAGGTAAAGGGGGGGGAGCCAGTGTTACCTGTataccatatcctcctcctcctcctcctcctcctcctcctcctcctcgtcttcttcacatcttttcactttctccctttctctctctctctctctctctctctctctctctctctctctctctctctctctctctctctctctctctctctctctctctctcttttattccatttcccatctttatcctttctttcctcccttttctcttttcttctcttgtcttcttcttccaccttctttttctttagtctctgtcttttttcttcctttctttattttctcttccttgtcttagtCTTCTttgtcatccttttctttttatttttcctctttcttttcctctcaattttctcttccttttcctcttcctcctcctcttcttcctcttcctcttcctcctcctcttcctctccctcttcctcctcttcttcttcctcttcctcctcttcttcctctcctcttcctcctcttcttcctcttcctcttcctcttcttcttcctctcctcttcctcctcttcttcctcttcctcttcctcctcttcttcatcttcctccttcttcctcttcctcctcttcttcctccctcttcctcctcttcttcctcttcttcctcctcttcttccccttcctcttcttcctcttcctcttcctcttcttcttcctctcctcttcctcctcttcctcctcttcttcctcttcctcttcctcctcttcttcatcttcctcctcctccttcctcttcttcctcttcttcctcttcctcttccttcctcctcttcctcttcctcttcttcctcttccttttcctcctcttcttcatcttcctcctcctcttcttcctcttcctcctcttcttcctcttcctcctcttcttcctctttctcttcctcttcctcttcctcttcctcttcctcttcttcctcttcctcttcctcctcttcttcctcttcctcttcctccgcttcttcctcttcctcttcctcctcttcttcatcttcctcctcctcttcttcctcttcctcctcttcttcctcttcctcttcctcctcctcttcctctttctcttcctcttcctcctcttcctcttcctcctcttcttcctcttccttttcctccgcttcctccctcttcctcctcttcttcatcttcctcctcctcttcttcctcttcctcctcttcttcctcttcctcttcctcctcctcttcctctttctcttcctcttcctcctcttctccctcttcctcttcctccgcttcttcctcttcctctccctcttcctcctcctcttcctcttcttcttcctcctcttcttcctcttcttcttcctcctcttcctcttcctctgcctcttcctcctcttctccctctttctcttcctcttcctcgttctgcATCAGCTCAGTGACAAGATAAGGTTATGTTGTTTacctatatgtctgtctgtctcacatCTTGAGGAGCGTAAATACCTGTGTGATAaggtaaaaatctctctctctctctctctctctctctctctctctctctctctctctctctctctctctcattgaataCTGAATGAAATGACGGAAAATATAAATGTGaagtagaaaataagaataacaataacaataaacggaataaacaaaaaaatatgtagaaaatatgtaagtaaaatagagaaaaaatggagaaaagataagaaaatttaaatatatAGGAACATGTTTGAGTTATTGTTTTGATAACACctacgaactctctctctctctctctctctctctctctctctctctctctctctctctctctctctctctctctctctctctctctctcgtctttaatcccttcagtagtgagactcatttttatcttgagttttgggtataattagacgattttattgacatgattaagggtttatggaggtctgaagattgatggccagagtcttcactattttaatccccacataagattctgacactgtataaaatcaccaaatagtaagcagaataaatatgaaacgtgtcctggtactgaaggggttaaataaatcGATAAATAAGTAGAATACAACACTTTGCTGATAGTTGAATAGTGGAACCATAATGCATCTTTCCAACCCTGCTTAGAAACAGCGAGGAATTTATCTAAAGGCAGGATAAAAATTACTGCCACTCCTTCGCCCTCGTTGGGATTTGAACCCTTGACCGGTGCAAAGGGCGCCGTCGCAGACACCGGGAGATAAAAATTGGCgggagataaaaaataaattgagtCATAGCATCATTTTATTAAcgtgcagacagacaaacagactcaCGTGTGCTACccctttttagtttttatttatttattcatttatttgttttattttattttgttttgttttgtttttatttatttatttatttattttacatttcgTTGGTTGCTTTCATAActgacagcaaaaaaaaaaaattataataataatttgcaTCATTCTACGAGCCTAAAGACAGATTCACGTGTTCAACccctttctagttttttttctttccatttttttttttttttttttttttttttttttttactttcccttgCTTGCTTTCATAATCGGCAAAGTGTTGGGGATTGGACaaatttttactcttcctttcttctcaccaGGGAAGGATAAATGAGAAGGGATAAATTTTGCAAGCGTTCTTCTTATTCAAACATTCTGCAAACAATTCTGAAACATTTTGGAAACCCTTCACACGTGATTCCAATGCTTCCTTGCGTGACAGCCGTGATGTAGTGACAATACAAGTGGTCTACATAATGTTACCCTGGGTCATGTGCTGTGTGCGTGTTGTCTGCATGACTGGCTCagggtgtgtatgagtgtgtgtgtgtgtgtgtgtgtgtgtgtgtgtgattcacctcggtcgtctgctggtcacccagccagtcttccccattacggagcgagctcagagctcatagaccgatcttcgggtaggactgagaccacatcaacacacaacacacaccgggaaagcgaggccacaacccctcgagttacattccgtacctatttactgttaggtgaacaggggccacacattaagaggcttgcccatttgcctcgccgcttaccgggactcgaacccggccctctcgattgtgagtcgagcgtgctaaccactacactacgcggtgtgtgtgtgtgtgtgtgtgtgtgtgtgtgtgtgtgtgtgtgtatttacctagttgtagttttacaggacctgggctttatgctcgtgtggccccgtctccatatctacacttatccaattttcctttaaaactatgcacactcgttgctgacaccacttcttcactcaaactgttccaagtctcaacacatctttgtgggaaactatattttttaacatctctcagacatcttcccttcctcagcttcttactatacgatcttgtgcttctaatgtcatattcttctctcaggatcagtttctcattatccacttggtccattcgttgatcaatttataagcttgtatcagatcccctctctcccttctctgttccagggttggtagatccatagcctttagtctctcctcatatgtcatcccttcaaattctcgaaccattcttgtagccattttttgtagtctccaacttccttatgtgtttctttttatgaggggtccacactactcttgcatattccaatctggctcttgttatagtacttatcaatttcttcatcatttctttgtccatgtagtgaaatgagtgagtgtgtgtgggtgtgtgtgagtgtatgagtgtatgagtgtgtgtgcgacTGATAGCAGGCCAGATGGCTATCAATGGTCAAGTAGGCAGGTCATGAGTGCTTGCGGGCGGCCCGCATGacgagaggaaagataagaataaggaaatcgaaagaaaagattaaaagaaaaaaaaaactttcatggCATGGCAACGTAAGTTTAGTTGTGTCTATTGCAAAGCCTGCGACCTTCTGTAATGTGTACCGTATTTCATTGCACCACGATacggtaaaaaaataaataaataaacaattaataagaaattaataaaataaatagatagataaagataaataataaaaaaatataaaggttGGTTATAATGCCACTGTCAAGAGGGCATTGGAGGATGAAAGCTGGCACTCAACAGGCACACACTGAACTATTGTCACcattaccctgtgtgtgtgtgtgtgtgtgtgtgtgtgtgtgtgtgtgtgtgtgtgtgtgtgtgtgtgtaattcacctcggttgcctgctggtcacccagccagtcttccccattacggagcgagctcagagcgtgtgtgtgtgtatagatgcGGGCGGGATGGTGGCAGCTGAGGTGAGGCAGACGGCAGGGCTCTCAGAACACCTTTTCGGAATTACAgtagataatgatgaaaattacaTTAGATTCAAAGACTTCctcaaatcatatatatatatatatatatatatatatatatatatatatatatatatatatatatatatatatatatatatatatatatatacacacacacacactatataactattagtattacaacaacaagaacaacaataataataataataataataataataataataataataataataattattattattattatcattgttgtagtagttgttgttttgtttaaaCCTAGTTTCTCAGATAGTAATGATGAATTATATCATTTCTATGGAGTTTCATTAATATAACTATGAAAATATGTTTGTGattaattatctttattattattattattattattattattgttattatcatcataatcaatTAACACACTTTTTATTCTAGTTAGGCTGGGGATGTTTTGATGTggatattagtgtgtgtgtgtgtgtgtgtgtgtttttttttttttttttttttttacgtagggaagagggccagccaagggcaaaaaaaagaaagttagaaaaaagcccacttgagcgctggctctccaaagagtactaaaagtgccaaaaccgtcagccagaattaggggagcaaatgcctcaatacctccctcttaaaagcagacaagttgtaggaatttggaaatacagatgcagggagggagttctagagtttaccagtgaaagggatgaatgattgagcatactggttaactcttgcattaaagagttggacagaatagggatgagaggaagaagaaagccttgtgcagcgtggccgcaggaggaggggaggcatgcagttagcaagatcagtagaacagttaccatgaaaatagcgataaaatatagaaagggatgcaacatttcgccggtgagaaagagactgaagacagtcaaaggaggggagttgatgagaagaagagctttcgattccaccctatcaagcaaaactgtgtgactggaacccccccaaacatgcgaagagtactccatacagggacggataaggcccttatacagagtaagcagttggaggggcgagaaaaactgtgtgtgtgtgtgtgtgtgtgtgtgtgtattgccttgtcttttatTGCACAGATGTTTAGGCAAGACAATCTCTGGGTCTTTGTACATACCTTGCCACTACAGCCATGAGTTCAAAGACATCTTATATCATTCTATTCTGTGTTGGTGCTTTGAATTCTAAACTTAAGACTCAGATTATTGTCCCAAAATTCAGTTAATTTCATCCCACAGTTAATTTTATGAATGTCAGCACTGGAGACATCAATTCTATTTCAATCatggaaacaaaagataaaacaaacttTAAAATCTTCATGAGGTATCTACTATATACCATGATGACTTGAATGTTGAAGTAATACATCAAGTAATATATGGATTTATCaatctacattattttttcctagcCCAATCAAAATcttaaaaataatatacaaacaCTTTTATCAGAATTCTCAGTTTTTATTAAATTCCAATTTATTATTAAAGCACTTTATAATTCCTTTTGAACATAGAAACAGTCAACCACACCTTATGACTTCCTCTTTGCCTAGAAACCTCCACCTTTGTAAAACTCcaatcacaacaccacagacaccaccaccgTTATGTTTTCCTCTTGGCCTTGTCTGTCGGTGCATTAGGATTCTCACCTTTATAAAACTCCTTCAACAGGTGTACAGCATCACCAGCACGCACACCCTTCTCTATGGCATACTGGTGACCATACAGCTTCGGCACATCCACCACAGACCCACACCCGCCAAACCTGTCATTGGAGCACCCGAACACCAAATCTGACACGCCCAGCTGCCCTAATGCATCAGCACACATCCCACAAGGCTCCACTGTCACGTACACACTCACATCGCGGAACACAGCACAAtgatcctctcctctttccctgcaCCAAACCAGAGTTCCATCCACACAGTTCATCTCGGCATGTCGTGTTGCATTGTGGGTCTCATTGACGCTGTTACGGCCACGGGCGATTACCTTGTCTCTGTACACAAAGACACATCCAACAGGTACCTCTCCAGCAGCCAGTGCCTCCCTTGCTTGCTCAAATGCtgcctccataaactcttctttcttctccattgcTGATTGAGTGGTGGTCTTCTCTGGTGTTTGTATGTGGTGTTTGAATCTCTTTGgctattgttttcttattctt
Proteins encoded in this window:
- the LOC123513364 gene encoding tRNA-specific adenosine deaminase 2-like, with amino-acid sequence MEKKEEFMEAAFEQAREALAAGEVPVGCVFVYRDKVIARGRNSVNETHNATRHAEMNCVDGTLVWCRERGEDHCAVFRDVSVYVTVEPCGMCADALGQLGVSDLVFGCSNDRFGGCGSVVDVPKLYGHQYAIEKGVRAGDAVHLLKEFYKGENPNAPTDKAKRKT